A region of Pongo pygmaeus isolate AG05252 chromosome 15, NHGRI_mPonPyg2-v2.0_pri, whole genome shotgun sequence DNA encodes the following proteins:
- the CMTM5 gene encoding LOW QUALITY PROTEIN: CKLF-like MARVEL transmembrane domain-containing protein 5 (The sequence of the model RefSeq protein was modified relative to this genomic sequence to represent the inferred CDS: inserted 2 bases in 2 codons): protein MLSARDRRDRHPEEGVVAELQGFAVDKAFLTSHKGILLETELALTLIIFICFTASISAYMAAALLEFFITLAFLFLYATQYYQRFDRLNWPCLLQGHGQSGGPPPLDLLSHXAKVQPQPQPWPGLTPXGWRTPAAVPWAPAPAPGFWSWLLWFICFHSLGSSDFLRCVSAIIIFLVVSFAAVTSRDGAAIAAFVFGVILVSVFAYDAFKIYRTEMAPGDSQGDQQ, encoded by the exons ATGCTCAGTGCTCGAGATCGCCGGGACCGGCACCCTGAGGAGGGGGTAGTTGCAGAGCTCCAGGGCTTCGCGGTGGACAAGGCCTTCCTCACCTCCCACAAGGGCATCCTACTGGAAACCGAGCTG GCCCTGACCCTCATCATCTTCATCTGCTTCACGGCCTCCATCTCTGCCTACATGGCCGCGGCACTACTGGAGTTCTTCATCACActtgccttcctcttcctctatGCCACCCAGTACTACCAGCGCTTCGACCGGCTTAACTGGCCCTGTCTG CTGCAGGGCCACGGGCAATCAGGAGGACCACCGCCGCTAGATCTACTCTCCC TAGCAAAggtccagccccagccccagccctggcctggcctGACCC AGGGCTGGCGGACTCCAGCCGCTGTCCCCTGGGCTCCAGCCCCAGCTCCTGGCTTCTGGTCCTGGTTGCTCTGGTTCATCTGCTTCCACTCCCTGGGTAGCAGT GACTTCCTGCGCTGTGTCAGTGCCATCATCATCTTCCTGGTGGTCTCCTTTGCAGCTGTGACCTCCCGGGATGGAGCTGCCATTGCTGCTTTT gTTTTTGGCGTCATCCTGGTTTCCGTCTTTGCCTATGATGCCTTCAAGATCTACCGGACTGAGATGGCACCCGGGGATAGCCAGG GGGACCAGCAGTGA
- the IL25 gene encoding interleukin-25 isoform X1 has translation MWERPRLDENSSLISLFLQVVAFLAMVMGTHTYSHWPSCCPSKEQYTSEELLRWSTVPVPPLETASLHHHHQKSCRASEDGPLNSRAISPWRYELDRDLNRLPQDLYHARCLCPHCVSLQTGSHMDPRGNSELLYHNQTVFYRRPCHDETGTRKGYCLERRLYRVSLACVCVRPRVMG, from the exons ATGTGGGAGCGACCCAGATTAGATGAGAACAGTTCTCTCATTAGCCTTTTCCTACAGGTGGTTGCATTCTTGGCAATGGTCATGGGAACCCACACCTACAGCCACTGGCCCAGCTGCTGCCCCAGCAAAGAGCAGTACACCTCTGAGGAGTTGCTGAGGTGGAGCACTGTGCCTGTGCCTCCCCTAGAGACTGCtagcctccaccaccaccaccaaaaatcCTGTAGGGCCAGTGAAGATGGACCCCTCAACAGCAGGGCCATCTCCCCCTGGAGATATGA GTTGGACAGAGACTTGAACCGGCTCCCCCAGGACCTGTACCACGCCCGTTGCCTGTGCCCGCACTGCGTCAGCCTACAGACAGGCTCCCACATGGACCCCCGGGGCAACTCAGAGCTGCTCTACCACAACCAGACTGTCTTCTACCGGCGGCCGTGCCATGACGAGACGGGCACCCGCAAGGGCTACTGCCTGGAGCGCAGGCTGTACCGTGTTTCcttggcttgtgtgtgtgtgcggccCCGTGTGATGGGCTAG
- the MYH6 gene encoding myosin-6, whose translation MTDAQMADFGAAAQYLRKSEKERLEAQTRPFDIRIECFVPDDKEEFVKAKILSREGGKVIAETENGKTVTVKEDQVLQQNPPKFDKIEDMAMLTFLHEPAVLFNLKERYAAWMIYTYSGLFCVTVNPYKWLPVYNAEVVAAYRGKKRSEAPPHIFSISDNAYQYMLTDRENQSILITGESGAGKTVNTKRVIQYFASIAAIGDRGKKDNANANKGTLEDQIIQANPALEAFGNAKTVRNDNSSRFGKFIRIHFGATGKLASADIETYLLEKSRVIFQLKAERNYHIFYQILSNKKPELLDMLLVTNNPYDYAFVSQGEVSVASIDDSEELMATDSAFDVLGFTSEEKVGVYKLTGAIMHYGNMKFKQKQREEQAEPDGTEDADKSAYLMGLNSADLLKGLCHPRVKVGNEYVTKGQSMQQVYYSIGALAKAVYEKMFNWMVTRINATLETKQPRQYFIGVLDIAGFEIFDFNSFEQLCINFTNEKLQQFFNHHMFVLEQEEYKKEGIEWTFIDFGMDLQACIDLIEKPMGIMSILEEECMFPKATDMTFKAKLYDNHLGKSNNFQKPRNIKGKQEAHFSLIHYAGTVDYNILGWLEKNKDPLNETVVALYQKSSLKLMATLFSSYASADTGDSGKSKGGKKKGSSFQTVSALHRENLNKLMTNLRTTHPHFVRCIIPNERKAPGVMDNPLVMHQLRCNGVLEGIRICRKGFPNRILYGDFRQRYRILNPAAIPEGQFIDSRKGTEKLLSSLDIDHNQYKFGHTKVFFKAGLLGLLEEMRDERLSRIITRMQAQARGQLMRIEFKKIVERRDALLVIQWNIRAFMGVKNWPWMKLYFKIKPLLKSAETEKEMATMKEEFGRIKETLEKSEARRKELEEKMVSLLQEKNDLQLQVQAEQDNLNDAEERCDQLIKNKIQLEAKVKEMNERLEDEEEMNAELTAKKRKLEDECSELKKDIDDLELTLAKVEKEKHATENKVKNLTEEMAGLDEIIAKLTKEKKALQEAHQQALDDLQVEEDKVNSLSKSKVKLEQQVDDLEGSLEQEKKVRMDLERAKRKLEGDLKLTQESIMDLENDKLQLEEKLKKKEFDINQQNSKIEDEQALALQLQKKLKENQARIEELEEELEAERTARAKVEKLRSDLSRELEEISERLEEAGGATSVQIEMNKKREAEFQKMRRDLEEATLQHEATAAALRKKHADSVAELGEQIDNLQRVKQKLEKEKSEFKLELDDVTSNMEHIIKAKANLEKVSRTLEDQANEYRVKLEEAQRSLNDFTTQRAKLQTENGELARQLEEKEALISQLTRGKLSYTQQMEDLKRQLEEEGKAKNALAHALQSARHDCDLLREQYEEEAEAKAELQRVLSKANSEVAQWRTKYETDAIQRTEELEEAKKKLAQRLQDAEEAVEAVNAKCSSLEKTKHRLQNEIEDLMVDVERSNAAAAALDKKQRNFDKILAEWKQKYEESQSELESSQKEARSLSTELFKLKNAYEESLEHLETFKRENKNLQEEISDLTEQLGEGGKNVHELEKVRKQLEVEKLELQSALEEAEASLEHEEGKILRAQLEFNQIKAEIERKLAEKDEEMEQAKRNHQRVVDSLQTSLDAETRSRNEALRVKKKMEGDLNEMEIQLSHANRMAAEAQKQVKSLQSLLKDTQIQLDDAVRANDDLKENIAIVERRNNLLQAELEELRAVVEQTERSRKLAEQELIETSERVQLLHSQNTSLINQKKKMESDLTQLQSEMEEAVQECRNAEEKAKKAITDAAMMAEELKKEQDTSAHLERMKKNMEQTIKDLQHRLDEAEQIALKGGKKQLQKLEARVRELENELEAEQKRNAESVKGMRKSERRIKELTYQTEEDKKNLLRLQDLVDKLQLKVKAYKRQAEEAEEQANTNLSKFRKVQHELDEAEERADIAESQVNKLRAKSRDIGAKQKMHDEE comes from the exons ATGACCGATGCCCAGATGGCTGACTTTGGGGCAGCGGCCCAGTACCTCCGCAAGTCAGAGAAGGAGCGTCTAGAGGCCCAGACCCGGCCCTTTGACATTCGCATTGAGTGCTTCGTGCCCGATGACAAGGAAGAGTTTGTCAAAGCCAAGATTTTGTCCCGGGAGGGGGGCAAGGTCATTGCTGAAACTGAGAATGGGAAG ACGGTGACTGTGAAGGAGGACCAGGTGTTGCAGCAGAACCCACCCAAGTTCGACAAGATTGAGGACATGGCCATGCTGACCTTCCTGCATGAGCCCGCGGTGCTTTTCAACCTCAAGGAGCGCTACGCAGCTTGGATGATATAT ACCTACTCGGGCCTCTTCTGTGTCACCGTCAACCCCTACAAGTGGCTGCCGGTGTACAATGCCGAGGTGGTGGCCGCCTACCGGGGCAAGAAGAGGAGTGAGGCCCCACCCCACATCTTCTCCATCTCCGACAACGCCTATCAGTACATGCTGACAG ACCGGGAGAACCAGTCCATCCTCATCAC GGGAGAATCCGGGGCAGGGAAGACTGTGAACACCAAGCGTGTCATCCAGTACTTTGCCAGCATTGCAGCCATAGGTGACCGTGGCAAGAAGGACAATGCCAATGCGAACAAG GGCACCCTGGAGGACCAGATCATCCAGGCCAACCCCGCTCTGGAGGCCTTCGGCAACGCCAAGACTGTCCGGAACGACAACTCCTCCCGCTTC GGGAAATTCATTAGGATCCACTTTGGGGCCACTGGAAAGCTGGCTTCTGCAGACATAGAGACCT acttgCTGGAGAAGTCCCGGGTGATCTTCCAGCTGAAAGCTGAGAGAAACTACCACATCTTCTACCAGATTCTGTCCAACAAGAAGCCGGAGTTGCTGG ACATGCTGCTGGTCACCAACAACCCCTACGACTACGCCTTCGTGTCTCAGGGAGAGGTGTCCGTGGCCTCCATTGATGACTCCGAGGAGCTCATGGCCACCGAT AGTGCCTTTGATGTGCTGGGCTTCACTTCAGAGGAGAAAGTTGGCGTCTACAAGCTGACGGGAGCCATCATGCACTACGGGAACATGAAGTTCAAGCAGAAGCAGCGGGAGGAGCAGGCAGAGCCAGACGGCACCGAAG ATGCCGACAAGTCAGCCTACCTCATGGGGCTGAACTCAGCTGACCTGCTCAAGGGGCTGTGCCACCCTCGGGTGAAAGTGGGCAACGAGTACGTCACCAAGGGGCAGAGCATGCAGCAGGTGTACTACTCCATCGGGGCTCTGGCCAAGGCAGTGTATGAGAAGATGTTCAACTGGATGGTGACGCGCATCAACGCCACCCTGGAGACCAAGCAGCCACGCCAGTACTTCATAGGAGTCCTGGACATCGCTGGCTTCGAGATCTTCGAC TTCAACAGCTTTGAGCAGCTCTGCATCAACTTCACCAACGAGAAGCTGCAGCAGTTCTTCAACCACCACATGTTCGTGCTGGAGCAGGAGGAGTACAAGAAGGAGGGCATCGAGTGGACATTCATTGACTTCGGCATGGACCTGCAGGCCTGCATTGACCTCATCGAGAAG CCCATGGGCATCATGTCCATCCTGGAGGAGGAGTGCATGTTCCCCAAGGCCACTGACATGACCTTCAAGGCCAAGCTGTACGACAACCACCTGGGCAAGTCCAACAATTTCCAGAAGCCACGCAACATCAAGGGGAAGCAGGAAGCCCACTTCTCCCTAATCCACTACGCCGGCACTGTGGACTACAACATCCTGGGCTGGCTGGAAAAAAACAAGGATCCTCTCAACGAGACTGTTGTGGCCCTGTACCAGAAGTCCTCCCTCAAGCTCATGGCCACTCTCTTCTCCTCCTACGCATCTGCCGATACTG GGGACAGTGGTAAAAGCAAAGGAGGCAAGAAAAAGGGCTCATCCTTCCAGACGGTGTCAGCTCTCCACCGG GAAAATCTGAACAAGCTGATGACCAACCTGAGGACCACCCATCCTCACTTTGTGCGCTGCATCATCCCCAATGAGCGGAAGGCTCCAG GGGTGATGGACAACCCCCTGGTCATGCACCAGCTGCGCTGCAATGGCGTGCTGGAGGGCATCCGCATCTGCAGGAAGGGCTTCCCCAACCGCATCCTCTACGGGGACTTCCGGCAGAG GTATCGCATCCTGAACCCAGCGGCCATCCCTGAGGGACAGTTCATTGATAGCAGGAAGGGGACAGAGAAGCTGCTCAGCTCTCTGGACATTGACCACAACCAGTACAAGTTTGGCCACACCAAG GTGTTCTTCAAGGCAGGGCTGCTTGGGCTGCTGGAGGAGATGCGGGATGAGAGGCTGAGTCGCATCATCACGCGCATGCAGGCCCAAGCCCGGGGCCAGCTCATGCGCATTGAGTTCAAGAAGATAGTAGAACGCAG GGATGCCCTGCTGGTAATCCAGTGGAACATTCGGGCCTTCATGGGGGTCAAGAATTGGCCCTGGATGAAGCTCTACttcaagatcaagccactgctgAAGAGCGCAGAGACGGAGAAGGAGATGGCCACCATGAAGGAAGAGTTCGGGCGCATCAAAGAGACGCTGGAGAAGTCTGAGGCTCGCCGCAAGGAGCTGGAGGAGAAGATGGTGTCCCTACTGCAGGAGAAGAATGACCTGCAGCTCCAAGTGCAGGCG GAACAAGACAACCTCAATGATGCTGAGGAGCGCTGCGACCAGCTGATCAAAAACAAGATTCAGCTGGAGGCCAAAGTAAAGGAGATGAATGAGAGGCTGGAGGACGAGGAGGAAATGAACGCAGAGCTCACCGCCAAGAAGCGCAAGCTGGAAGACGAGTGCTCAGAGCTCAAGAAGGACATCGATGACCTGGAGCTGACACTGGCCAAGGTGGAGAAGGAGAAGCATGCAACAGAGAACAAG GTGAAGAACCTAACAGAGGAGATGGCTGGGCTGGATGAGATCATCGCTAAGCTGACCAAGGAGAAGAAAGCTCTACAAGAGGCCCATCAGCAGGCCCTGGATGACCTTCAGGTTGAGGAAGACAAGGTCAACAGCCTGTCCAAGTCTAAGGTCAAGCTGGAGCAGCAGGTGGATGAC CTGGAGGGCTCCCTAGAGCAAGAGAAGAAGGTGCGCATGGACCTGGAGCGAGCGAAGCGGAAACTGGAGGGCGACCTGAAGCTGACCCAGGAGAGCATCATGGACCTGGAAAATGATAAACTGCAGCTGGAAGAAAAGCTTAAGAA GAAGGAGTTTGACATTAATCAGCAGAACAGTAAGATTGAGGATGAGCAGGCACTGGCCCTTCAACTACAGAAGAAACTGAAGGAAAACCAG GCGCGCATcgaggagctggaggaggagctggaggccGAGCGCACCGCCAGGGCTAAGGTGGAGAAGCTGCGCTCAGACCTGTCCCGGGAGCTGGAGGAGATCAGCGAGCGGCTGGAAGAGGCCGGCGGGGCCACGTCCGTGCAGATCGAGATGAACAAGAAGCGCGAGGCCGAGTTCCAGAAGATGCGGCGGGACCTGGAGGAGGCCACGCTGCAGCACGAGGCCACTGCCGCGGCCCTGCGCAAGAAGCACGCCGACAGTGTGGCCGAGCTGGGCGAGCAGATCGACAACCTGCAGCGGGTGAAGCAGAagctggagaaggagaagagCGAGTTCAAGCTGGAGCTGGACGACGTCACCTCCAACATGGAGCACATCatcaaggccaag GCAAACCTGGAGAAAGTGTCTCGGACGCTGGAGGACCAGGCCAATGAGTACCGTGTGAAGCTAGAAGAGGCCCAACGCTCCCTTAATGACTTCACCACCCAGCGAGCCAAGCTGCAGACCGAGAACG GAGAGCTGGCCCGGCAGCTAGAGGAAAAGGAGGCGCTAATCTCGCAGCTGACCCGGGGGAAGCTCTCTTATACCCAGCAAATGGAGGACCTCAAAaggcagctggaggaggagggCAAG gcGAAGAATGCCCTGGCCCACGCACTGCAGTCGGCCCGGCATGACTGCGACCTGCTGCGGGAGCAGTACgaggaggaggcggaggccaAGGCTGAGCTGCAGCGCGTCCTGTCCAAGGCCAACTCGGAGGTGGCCCAGTGGAGGACCAAGTATGAGACGGATGCCATTCAGCGGACCGAGGAGCTCGAGGAAGCCAA AAAGAAGCTGGCCCAGCGGCTGCAGGATGCCGAGGAGGCCGTGGAGGCTGTTAATGCCAAGTGCTCCTCGCTGGAGAAGACCAAGCACCGGCTACAGAATGAGATCGAGGACTTGATGGTGGACGTAGAGCGCTCCAATGCTGCTGCTGCAGCCCTGGACAAGAAGCAGAGAAACTTCGACAAG ATCCTGGCCGAGTGGAAGCAGAAGTATGAGGAGTCGCAGTCGGAGCTGGAGTCCTCGCAGAAGGAGGCTCGCTCCCTCAGCACAGAGCTCTTCAAGCTCAAGAACGCCTACGAGGAGTCCCTGGAGCACCTAGAGACCTTCAAGCGGGAGAACAAGAACCTTCAGG AGGAAATCTCCGACCTTACTGAGCAGctaggagaaggaggaaagaatgtGCATGAGCTGGAGAAGGTCCGCAAACAGCTGGAGGTGGAGAAGCTGGAGCTGCAGTCAGccctggaggaggcagag gCCTCCCTGGAGCACGAGGAGGGCAAGATCCTCCGGGCCCAGCTGGAGTTCAACCAGATCAAGGCAGAGATCGAGCGGAAGCTGGCAGAGAAGGACGAGGAGATGGAACAGGCCAAGCGCAACCACCAGCGGGTGGTGGACTCGCTACAGACCTCCCTGGATGCAGAGACACGCAGCCGCAACGAGGCACTGAGGGTGAAGAAGAAGATGGAAGGAGACCTCAATGAGATGGAGATCCAGCTCAGCCATGCCAACCGCATGGCCGCTGAGGCCCAGAAGCAAGTCAAGAGCCTCCAGAGCTTGCTGAAG GACACCCAGATTCAGCTGGATGATGCGGTCCGTGCCAACGACGACCTGAAGGAGAACATCGCCATCGTGGAGCGGCGCAACAACCTGCTGCAGGCTGAGCTGGAGGAGCTTCGTGCTGTGGTGGAGCAGACAGAGCGGTCTCGGAAGCTGGCGGAGCAGGAGCTGATTGAGACCAGCGAGAGGGTGCAGCTGCTGCATTCCCAG AACACCAGCCTCATCAACCAGAAAAAGAAGATGGAGTCGGATCTGACCCAGCTCCAGTCGGAAATGGAGGAGGCAGTGCAGGAGTGCAGAAACGCGGAGGAGAAGGCCAAGAAGGCCATCACGGAT GCCGCCATGATGGCAGAGGAGCTGAAGAAGGAGCAGGACACCAGTGCCCACCTGGAGCGCATGAAGAAGAACATGGAGCAGACCATTAAGGACCTGCAGCACCGGCTGGACGAGGCCGAGCAGATCGCCCTCAAGGGCGGCAAGAAGCAGCTGCAGAAGCTGGAAGCGCGGGTGCGGGAGCTGGAGAATGAGCTGGAGGCGGAGCAGAAGCGCAACGCAGAGTCGGTGAAGGGCATGAGGAAGAGCGAGCGGCGCATCAAGGAGCTCACCTACCAG ACAGAGGAAGACAAAAAGAATCTGCTGCGGCTGCAGGACCTGGTGGACAAGCTGCAACTGAAGGTCAAGGCCTACAAGCGCCAGGCCGAGGAGGCG GAGGAACAAGCCAACACTAACCTTTCCAAGTTCCGCAAGGTGCAGCATGAGCTGGATGAGGCAGAGGAGCGGGCGGACATCGCTGAGTCCCAGGTCAACAAGCTTCGAGCCAAGAGCCGTGACATTGGTGCCAAG CAAAAAATGCACGACGAGGAGTGA
- the IL25 gene encoding interleukin-25 isoform X2 gives MYQVVAFLAMVMGTHTYSHWPSCCPSKEQYTSEELLRWSTVPVPPLETASLHHHHQKSCRASEDGPLNSRAISPWRYELDRDLNRLPQDLYHARCLCPHCVSLQTGSHMDPRGNSELLYHNQTVFYRRPCHDETGTRKGYCLERRLYRVSLACVCVRPRVMG, from the exons ATGTACCAG GTGGTTGCATTCTTGGCAATGGTCATGGGAACCCACACCTACAGCCACTGGCCCAGCTGCTGCCCCAGCAAAGAGCAGTACACCTCTGAGGAGTTGCTGAGGTGGAGCACTGTGCCTGTGCCTCCCCTAGAGACTGCtagcctccaccaccaccaccaaaaatcCTGTAGGGCCAGTGAAGATGGACCCCTCAACAGCAGGGCCATCTCCCCCTGGAGATATGA GTTGGACAGAGACTTGAACCGGCTCCCCCAGGACCTGTACCACGCCCGTTGCCTGTGCCCGCACTGCGTCAGCCTACAGACAGGCTCCCACATGGACCCCCGGGGCAACTCAGAGCTGCTCTACCACAACCAGACTGTCTTCTACCGGCGGCCGTGCCATGACGAGACGGGCACCCGCAAGGGCTACTGCCTGGAGCGCAGGCTGTACCGTGTTTCcttggcttgtgtgtgtgtgcggccCCGTGTGATGGGCTAG